A genomic stretch from Pararhizobium sp. IMCC21322 includes:
- a CDS encoding HAD family phosphatase: MLIIFDCDGVLVDSEIIASEVNLELVKDLGMDITLDELSQRYSGLTAELIFAQVAEELAKPLPDDLAQRSDEMLDAALQQSLQAVAGVHDMLDAMDDARCICSNSTTARLEQNLKLTNLLDRFRPHIYSALEVRQKLPKPSPDVFLHAAETLGSTPAQTIVIEDSSHGVEGAVAAGMRVIGFVGASHSYAGHAEKLMDAGAETTVHNLSDVPATVEALKSWSGVGA, encoded by the coding sequence ATGCTCATAATCTTTGACTGTGACGGCGTCCTTGTGGATTCCGAAATCATCGCTTCCGAAGTTAATCTTGAACTCGTAAAAGACCTTGGAATGGACATAACGCTGGACGAATTGTCCCAGCGCTACAGTGGCCTGACGGCTGAACTTATTTTCGCGCAGGTGGCAGAGGAACTGGCAAAGCCACTTCCCGATGATCTTGCGCAACGATCAGACGAAATGCTGGACGCAGCTTTGCAACAATCCCTGCAAGCGGTCGCAGGCGTGCACGACATGTTGGATGCGATGGATGATGCCCGCTGCATTTGTTCCAATTCCACAACTGCAAGACTTGAGCAAAACCTGAAACTGACCAATCTGCTTGATCGCTTTCGCCCACACATCTATTCCGCTCTGGAAGTTCGGCAGAAGCTGCCCAAACCCTCACCCGATGTCTTCTTACATGCCGCAGAAACTCTGGGATCCACCCCTGCTCAGACGATTGTGATTGAAGACAGCAGTCATGGTGTCGAAGGTGCCGTTGCCGCAGGTATGCGCGTCATTGGCTTTGTCGGCGCCTCGCACTCTTATGCCGGTCACGCCGAAAAGCTGATGGATGCGGGAGCCGAAACAACCGTCCACAATCTGAGCGATGTGCCAGCCACGGTTGAAGCGCTTAAAAGCTGGTCCGGCGTCGGCGCTTAA
- the thrC gene encoding threonine synthase, with protein MRYVSTRGEAPELGFLDAILTGLARDGGLYMPASWPKLSTAEIKALRGKSYEDVAFAIMSPFVDGEIPDAILKKIISDAYASFRHPAVAPLVQVGPNDFVLELFHGPTLAFKDVAMQWLARVMDYALAKRGQRATIIGATSGDTGGAAIEAFRGRDNTDIFILFPYGRVSDVQRRQMTTVADANVHALAIEGNFDDCQALVKAMFNDLKFRDELGLSGVNSINWGRILAQVVYYFTSALSLGGPDRGISFSVPTGNFGDILAGFVAKKMGLPIERLLIATNVNDILVRTLETGRYEVTGVTETTAPSMDIQVSSNFERLLFEANGQDGATVGRLMAGLGQSGSFTLAQEARDFIATDFDAARTTQAETAQTIHDFLEGSSYLLDPHTAIGLFAAQQRHKTNTPMVTLGTAHPAKFPDAVEAACGLRPALPAWQGDLMSRPERQQALANDLQSVENFISAHARASDK; from the coding sequence GTGCGATATGTAAGTACCAGGGGTGAAGCACCTGAACTTGGTTTTCTGGACGCCATTCTAACGGGTCTTGCCCGCGATGGCGGACTTTACATGCCCGCCAGTTGGCCCAAACTTTCGACAGCCGAAATCAAGGCGCTTCGCGGCAAGTCTTATGAAGATGTGGCATTCGCCATTATGTCACCTTTTGTGGATGGAGAAATTCCTGACGCGATTTTAAAGAAAATCATAAGCGACGCCTATGCGTCCTTCCGCCATCCGGCTGTTGCGCCACTGGTGCAGGTTGGTCCGAATGATTTTGTGCTTGAGCTGTTTCATGGACCGACCCTGGCCTTCAAGGATGTGGCCATGCAATGGCTTGCCCGTGTCATGGATTATGCTTTGGCTAAGCGTGGACAACGGGCCACGATTATTGGCGCAACTTCGGGCGATACGGGCGGCGCTGCCATCGAAGCGTTTCGCGGCCGGGATAATACTGACATCTTCATTCTGTTCCCCTATGGTCGCGTCTCTGACGTGCAGCGACGCCAGATGACTACGGTCGCAGATGCGAATGTTCATGCATTGGCCATTGAAGGTAATTTTGACGATTGCCAGGCACTGGTCAAAGCCATGTTCAATGATTTGAAGTTTAGGGATGAGCTTGGTTTGTCAGGCGTTAACTCCATCAATTGGGGTCGGATTCTGGCGCAGGTGGTGTATTATTTCACGTCAGCCCTGTCGCTGGGTGGGCCGGATCGTGGTATTTCCTTTTCCGTGCCAACGGGGAATTTCGGTGACATTCTTGCCGGGTTTGTTGCCAAGAAAATGGGCCTTCCCATTGAGCGGCTTCTGATTGCCACCAATGTGAATGACATTCTGGTCCGCACTCTGGAAACCGGGCGCTATGAAGTGACGGGTGTTACAGAGACCACAGCTCCTTCGATGGACATTCAGGTGTCCTCAAATTTCGAACGTCTGCTGTTTGAAGCCAACGGTCAGGACGGAGCGACCGTTGGCCGGTTAATGGCTGGCCTTGGTCAATCCGGATCATTCACACTTGCACAGGAAGCCAGGGATTTCATTGCGACAGACTTTGACGCGGCCCGCACCACACAGGCGGAAACTGCGCAAACCATCCATGATTTTCTGGAAGGAAGCAGCTATCTGCTTGATCCGCATACGGCCATTGGCCTGTTTGCGGCCCAACAAAGACACAAAACCAACACGCCGATGGTTACCTTGGGTACTGCACATCCGGCAAAATTTCCGGATGCTGTTGAGGCCGCCTGTGGGCTGCGCCCTGCCCTGCCAGCATGGCAAGGTGATCTCATGTCTCGTCCAGAACGCCAACAAGCTCTTGCTAATGACTTACAGAGCGTGGAAAACTTCATTTCTGCCCATGCAAGGGCTTCCGACAAATAG